The bacterium genome contains the following window.
CAGTTATGGTATTGATCGCGGAAGGCTTTTCAAGGTAATCCCAGGCACCGCATTTAATGGCCAGCTCAGCTCCATCAGGATCACCTGCTCCGGTAATGACAATGACCTCGGGAGAGGAGGGTGTCGCCCGAAGCTTGGGCAGCACATCCAGCCCGTTGCCATCGGGCATCTGGACATCGAGAAAGGCCACGTCAATCGCTTCGGATGCGGCCTTTTTCAAACCATCCTCAAGGGTATTGGCGCAGGTGACCTTACACCCTTTGCGCCTGACCACGCAGGAGAGCATCTCACAAATCTTCTGGTCATCATCAATGATCAGCACCTTAGCCATGAAGATTTCTCATCCCCTTTCCGATAATACGGTCCGGATAGTCCGAGCCACCTCCTGCATATCGATCGGCTTGATGATCAGATCCCTGATGCCGAAATCCCTGATCCTTTGCCGTGATGCATCCTTATGGAATCCGGTGCACAGGATGATCGGGATATCAGGCCGTATGGCTATGAGCTCCCTGGCCAGTTCCGTACCGGTCATGTTCGGCATGGACTGGTCAACAATGACCAGATCAAATTGCTGCGGCTGAGCACGGAAGGCTTCCAAAGCCTCAAGGCTGCTCGTTCTCGAAAAGACCTTGTAGCCGAGATGACTCAGTATCTTCTGCCCGACGAAGATGACCGCTTCCTCATCGTCAACAAGGAGGATGCTTTCCTCTCCCCGGAGAAAGGGAGCGGACCACCCGCCCTTCGGCTTCATTGGTTCCTGCTCCTGCCCCTTCTGAACATTGCAGTCAAGAGCCTGCCTGAGCAGCTCCCTGGCCTGCTGAATAGCTTTGAGCATGGCATGAAGGTGGGACAGGGCCGGATTTTTCTCGGATAGGCCATCGATTATCTGCTCTGCATAGCCCATCATGGATGCCAGGATATTATTTAAATCATGGACAGTCCGCTCGGCCAGAGCATGATCAGCCTTCCGCAAAGCTTCTTCGGTCAGCCTGCATTTGACGATTTCCCCGATCAGACCGGCTGAAATACCCAGATAACGCTTGACAAGATCAATCAGAAGGGGAGACCAGTTGCTGGACGAAGATACCTGCAGGGCGAGACAGTCGGCTTCAAGACCATACTTTTCGGCAATTTTCCGAAGCCTCTCACGGGACCGGGGCGGATTTCCATACCCCAGGCTGATGCTCCCGGCGATTTCCCCTCCCGCCAGGATCGGAACTGCAAACAGGTGAATGCCACCCTGACAATTGCTGTCAACCGGACGGCCTGTTTCCATGGCCTGTTTTGCAG
Protein-coding sequences here:
- a CDS encoding response regulator, producing MEDQVISAIQGEPESSQRRKHRGIYEPPYGNLGELNTCRLLADSVGEDLLFDIVNPFFDLIGASVAIYEKNGDYVLGIFSSGWCRLLDQASRNLCNTDDNKEALKSGRWHCHESCWEAAKQAMETGRPVDSNCQGGIHLFAVPILAGGEIAGSISLGYGNPPRSRERLRKIAEKYGLEADCLALQVSSSSNWSPLLIDLVKRYLGISAGLIGEIVKCRLTEEALRKADHALAERTVHDLNNILASMMGYAEQIIDGLSEKNPALSHLHAMLKAIQQARELLRQALDCNVQKGQEQEPMKPKGGWSAPFLRGEESILLVDDEEAVIFVGQKILSHLGYKVFSRTSSLEALEAFRAQPQQFDLVIVDQSMPNMTGTELARELIAIRPDIPIILCTGFHKDASRQRIRDFGIRDLIIKPIDMQEVARTIRTVLSERG